From the genome of Acipenser ruthenus chromosome 14, fAciRut3.2 maternal haplotype, whole genome shotgun sequence, one region includes:
- the LOC117419862 gene encoding adiponectin receptor protein 2-like: protein MESEEPWQETEEVEEEEEKAPDEGFMGMAPLLQAHHAMEKVEEFVHKVWEGRWRVIPHDVLPDWLKDNEYLQHGHRPPMPSFRACFKSIFRIHTETGNIWTHLLGCLFFLCLGIFYMFRPNMSFVAPVQEKVVIGMFFLGAILCLSFSWLFHTVYCHSEGVSRVFSKLDYSGIAFLIMGSFVPWLYYSFYCSPQPCVIYLMVICVLGISAIVVSQCDFFATPQYRGVRAGLFVGLGLSGVVPTFHFMISEGFLRATTMGQMGWLFLMATLYITGACLYAARIPERYFPGKCDIWFHSHQLFHILVVAGAFVHFHGVSNLQEFRYTAGGGCTEGNAL, encoded by the exons ATGGAGTCTGAAGAGCCATGGCAGGAGACAGAGGAGgtagaggaagaggaagagaaggCACCAGACGAAGGCTTCATGGGAATGGCACCGTTACTGCAGGCGCACCACGCCATGGAGAAGGTGGAGGAGTTTGTACACAAG GTCTGGGAAGGAAGGTGGCGGGTCATACCCCACGATGTGCTCCCTGACTGGCTGAAGGACAACGAATACCTTCAGCACGGTCACCGGCCTCCCATGCCGTCCTTCAGAGCCTGCTTCAAGAGCATCTTCAGAATCCACACGGAGACCGGGAACATCTGGACACATCTACTAG GTTGCCTGTTCTTCTTGTGCCTGGGCATCTTCTACATGTTCCGGCCCAACATGTCCTTCGTGGCGCCCGTCCAGGAGAAGGTGGTGATCGGCATGTTCTTCCTGGGGGCCATCCTCTGCCTGTCTTTCTCCTGGCTCTTCCACACGGTGTACTGCCACTCAGAAGGGGTCTCCCGTGTCTTTTCCAA ACTAGACTACTCGGGCATCGCTTTCCTGATCATGGGGAGCTTCGTTCCCTGGCTCTATTACTCCTTCTACTGCTCCCCACAGCCCTGCGTCATCTACCTGATGGTCATCTGTGTGCTCGGCATCTCCGCCATTGTGGTGTCTCAGTGTGATTTCTTTGCCACACCCCAGTACCGGGGGGTCAGAGCAG GTCTGTTTGTGGGTCTGGGGCTGAGCGGGGTGGTACCCACTTTTCACTTCATGATCTCTGAGGGTTTCCTGAGGGCAACCACCATGGGCCAAATGGGCTGGCTCTTCCTCATGGCAACACTTTACATCACCGGAGCCTGTTTGTACGCCGCCCGCATCCCCGAGAGGTACTTCCCTGGAAAGTGTGACATCTGG TTCCATTCCCATCAGCTGTTTCACATCTTGGTGGTGGCGGGGGCTTTTGTCCATTTCCACGGAGTGTCGAACCTGCAGGAGTTCCGCTACACGGCGGGGGGCGGCTGCACGGAAGGCAACGCGCTCTAA